Part of the Bacillus sp. THAF10 genome is shown below.
TATGGAATTTCCATTGATGAAGTGAGAGCCTTCCTCCAAGAATCTAGTCCTAGTAACAAAGAAGTTTTGGTCGTAAAATGACCAAAGCTTTTTTGTTGTGCTCTTTTTAAAATGGACGTTGCTATTAACAAGTGAAAAGACGGCATTGGGACTTTTTCCAATAATACAAACAATATTGCCTCCTATTTCGTTCTCCTTCTACGAAAAGAGCACGAAAGCAACGCAAAGTTATTATTATTCGCAGAGGAACAAACTTTGCGAATACTGCCTTTTGGTATAAAAAAAGAGAAGCACCGTGGCTTCCCTTGTTTATTATTACGCAAAGTATGCAATTGTAACTGTCAGAATGAAGAATAACACTCCAAGTACAACTGTTGTACGGTGTAGGATTAGATCCAGTCCGCGTGCTTTTTGTTTTCCAAAAAGAGATTCTGCCCCACCAGAGATGGCTCCGGAGAGTCCTGCACTTTTACCTGATTGAAGTAGTACTACTGTGATAAGTGCAATTGCAACGATAATAAGTAAAATTGTTAAGAAAAGCGTCATGTATACTACACCTCCTGCGAAACGCACATATGTCAATACATTAAATGTACCACAAACTGTCAGAGGGAACAAGGAGAAGTTGGTAGAAAATCCTGGTGTGTTGGAAGAGATGTCAGGGGTGCGAATCAGCTTGTGGCGGAACGATGATGTTGCACGAAATTTGTTTTACTTTGTCGAATGGCATTTATATTGTTTGAAATGGATCAATTATTTAAAAAGTGGCTTAATTATGTATAAGTTGGATTAATTATTCGAAAAGTGGCTTAATTATGTATAAGTTGGATTAATTATTCAAAAAGTGGATTAATTATCAAATCGCAACCCTGAATTCCTCGTCCCACACTCCTCTCAACCCCCTAAAATATCAAAAAAAAGACCCAACCGAAGTCGGGTCCTCTAAAAAGTCATTACTTTTTCAAGTTGTAGAAAGATTTTAAGCCGTCGTAGCGTGCTGTTGTACCAAGCTGGTCTTCAATGCGAAGAAGTTGGTTGTACTTCGCTACGCGGTCCGTACGGGATGGTGCACCTGTTTTGATTTGGCCTGCGTTTGTAGCTACTGCGATGTCAGCGATTGTGCTGTCTTCTGTTTCACCAGAGCGGTGAGAGATTACTGCAGTGTAGCCAGCGCGTTTAGCCATTTCGATTGCTTCGAATGTTTCTGTTAGTGTACCAATTTGGTTCACTTTGATTAGGATGGAGTTACCGATTTTGCGCTCGATACCTTCAGCCAATTTCTTTGTGTTTGTTACGAATAGATCGTCCCCAACTAGCTGAACTTTTTTGCCGATACGCTCTGTTAGAAGCTTGAAGCCTTCCCAGTCGTTCTCGTCAAGACCGTCTTCGATAGAGATGATTGGGTACTTGTCGGCCATCTTCTCGTAGAAGTCCACCATTTCAGCAGAAGTGTAAACAACGCCTTCACCTTTAAGGTGGTATTTGCCGTCTTCTTTGTTGTAGAACTCAGAAGCTGCTGCGTCCATTGCAAGCATAACTTCTTCACCTGGTTTGTAGCCTGCTTTTTCGATTGCTTCAATGATGGTTTGAAGTGCTTCTTCGTTAGATCCTAGGTTTGGCGCGAATCCACCTTCATCACCTACAGCAGTGTTTAAGCCTTTGTCACCAAGTACTTTTTTCAGTGCGTGGAAAATTTCTGCACCCATGCGAAGTGCTTCTTTGAAGTTTTCCGCACCAACTGGCATAACCATGAATTCTTGGATATCAACGTTGTTGTCTGCGTGCTCTCCACCGTTGATGATGTTCATCATTGGTACTGGAAGAGTTTTGGAGTTGAAGCCTCCAAGGTATTGGTATAACGGAATATCAAGGTAGTCTGCTGCTGCACGCGCTACTGCCATGGAGATACCAAGGATTGCGTTTGCACCTAGCTTCCCTTTGTTTTCTGTACCGTCAAGCTCGATAAGTGCTTCGTCCACTGCTACTTGCTCCAGTACGTCGTAAAGACCTACTAGCTCAGGAGCGATGATTTCGTTTACGTTTTCGACTGCTTGTTGAACACCTTTACCAAGGTAACGGGATTTGTCGCCGTCACGAAGTTCTACTGCTTCGTATTCCCCTGTGGAAGCTCCACTTGGTACTAGTGCGCGGCCAAATGCGCCGGATTCTGTGTATACTTCTACTTCGATTGTTGGGTTACCACGGGAGTCAAGGACTTCGCGTGCATAAACATCAGAGATAATTGGCATGTTTAAACTCTCCTTTGAGTTGAATGTTATTTTTGTATTACGTTGAAACACGCTATTGATTTCCGCAAATGGCTCCGCGTCCGCGGGGCGAGTAGTGAGCCTCCTCGGCTACGCCTGTGGGGTCTCCAGTCTATCGCTTCATTCCCGAGAAGAGTCTCCGCCTTTGCTACAATCAACAGCTGAAAACATTTATACCTAACTAGTCACCTTCAACAAAGCCTATTTCTTTATTAAAGAATTTCCTGTCATTTCTACGGGTTTTGCTACCCCTAGTAAGTCTAGCACAGTTGGAGCCAAGTCACCAAGGATTCCATCGGTGCGCAAGTCCACACCGTTCTTTGTGACAATAACTGGTACTGGATTAGTGGTGTGAGCAGTCATTGGGTTGCCTTCTGTGGTGACCACTTCATCGGCGTTACCGTGATCTGCTGTGATGATTGCAACGCCGTCTTTTTCAAGAATCGCGTTGACCACTTTCCCGAGGCATTCATCTGTCACTTCTACCGCCTTAATTGTTGGCTCAAGCATTCCGGAGTGCCCGACCATATCAGGGTTAGCAAAGTTTAAGATGATAGCATCGTGCTTATCAGCAGCAATTTCAGCTAAGAGTGCGTCTGTTACTTCGTAGGCACTCATTTCTGGCTTTAGATCATAAGTTGCAACTTTTGGAGAATCTATTAAGAGTCGTTCTTCTCCTTCAAATGGCTCCTCACGTCCGCCACTCATAAAGAATGTCACGTGTGGATATTTTTCTGTTTCTGCAATACGTAGTTGTTTTAAGCCTTGTTGGGAAAGTACTTCACCAAGTGTGTTATCCATTCCCACTGGTTTAAATGCCACATAGCCGTCTACGGTTTCACTGAAATGTGTCAAGCAGACGAATTGCAGATTGCTCGGATGCTTTGGTCCACGATCAAACGCACGGAAATCCTTGTTAGTAAATGTGTTGGAAATTTGAATTGCACGGTCAGGACGGAAGTTATAAAAAATAACCGCATCGTCCTCTTGAATCGTAGCAACTGGACTACCGTCTTCCTTCGTCATGACAGAAGGAATCACAAACTCATCAAAGATTCCATTGTTATAGGAGTCATTCACACACTCCATTGCGTTGCTGTAGGTTGGGCCATCACCGTATACCATTGCACGGTAGGACTTTTCTACCCGATCCCAGCGCTTGTCACGGTCCATAGAGTAGTAACGACCGGAAATGGTCGCAATCTCTCCAATTCCTAGCTCTTGAATTTTATCATTCAACTGCTCAATAAACTCAGGTGCAGATTTTGGTGCCACATCACGGCCATCTAGGAATCCGTGGATATATACACGGTCAAGACCTTCTCTTTTTGCAAGGTTCAACAGAGCAAAAAGATGCTGGATATGACTATGAACACCGCCATCTGAAAGCAAACCAAAAATATGAAGGTTTTTGCCTTTTTCTTTTGCATGTGTGATGGCATTTAGGAAGGTTTCATTTTCAAAAAAATCACCTTCACGAATGGCCACATTCACACGTGTTAAGCTTTGGTATACGATACGGCCAGCACCGATGTTTAAGTGTCCAACCTCAGAATTCCCCATCTGACCTTCTGGAAGACCGACGGATTCCCCACTTGCCGTTAATTGAGCGTGTGGAAAAGTGCTCCAAAACTTATCAAAGTTCGGTTTGTTGGCTTGTGCGACAGCGTTACCTGTTGTTTCGCCGCGAATTGCAAAGCCATCTAAGATGATTAATGCTACTGGTTTTTTACTCATTCTTACCTGCCTCCAAAAGCTGTAGGAAGGATTGGTGCTCTAAGCTTGCACCACCAACAAGGGCGCCATCGATGTCTGATTGTGCCATGTATTCTGCGATGTTTGCTGGTTTTACAGAGCCGCCATATTGAATACGAACAGCGTCTGCTGAAGCTTGGTCAAATTCGGAAGCTACTACGCTACGAATGTGCGCACATACTTCATTTGCATCTTCGGCTGTAGAGGATTT
Proteins encoded:
- the eno gene encoding phosphopyruvate hydratase; its protein translation is MPIISDVYAREVLDSRGNPTIEVEVYTESGAFGRALVPSGASTGEYEAVELRDGDKSRYLGKGVQQAVENVNEIIAPELVGLYDVLEQVAVDEALIELDGTENKGKLGANAILGISMAVARAAADYLDIPLYQYLGGFNSKTLPVPMMNIINGGEHADNNVDIQEFMVMPVGAENFKEALRMGAEIFHALKKVLGDKGLNTAVGDEGGFAPNLGSNEEALQTIIEAIEKAGYKPGEEVMLAMDAAASEFYNKEDGKYHLKGEGVVYTSAEMVDFYEKMADKYPIISIEDGLDENDWEGFKLLTERIGKKVQLVGDDLFVTNTKKLAEGIERKIGNSILIKVNQIGTLTETFEAIEMAKRAGYTAVISHRSGETEDSTIADIAVATNAGQIKTGAPSRTDRVAKYNQLLRIEDQLGTTARYDGLKSFYNLKK
- the gpmI gene encoding 2,3-bisphosphoglycerate-independent phosphoglycerate mutase; protein product: MSKKPVALIILDGFAIRGETTGNAVAQANKPNFDKFWSTFPHAQLTASGESVGLPEGQMGNSEVGHLNIGAGRIVYQSLTRVNVAIREGDFFENETFLNAITHAKEKGKNLHIFGLLSDGGVHSHIQHLFALLNLAKREGLDRVYIHGFLDGRDVAPKSAPEFIEQLNDKIQELGIGEIATISGRYYSMDRDKRWDRVEKSYRAMVYGDGPTYSNAMECVNDSYNNGIFDEFVIPSVMTKEDGSPVATIQEDDAVIFYNFRPDRAIQISNTFTNKDFRAFDRGPKHPSNLQFVCLTHFSETVDGYVAFKPVGMDNTLGEVLSQQGLKQLRIAETEKYPHVTFFMSGGREEPFEGEERLLIDSPKVATYDLKPEMSAYEVTDALLAEIAADKHDAIILNFANPDMVGHSGMLEPTIKAVEVTDECLGKVVNAILEKDGVAIITADHGNADEVVTTEGNPMTAHTTNPVPVIVTKNGVDLRTDGILGDLAPTVLDLLGVAKPVEMTGNSLIKK
- the secG gene encoding preprotein translocase subunit SecG encodes the protein MTLFLTILLIIVAIALITVVLLQSGKSAGLSGAISGGAESLFGKQKARGLDLILHRTTVVLGVLFFILTVTIAYFA
- a CDS encoding anti-repressor SinI family protein; the encoded protein is MNKELDTEWVELMQIAKAYGISIDEVRAFLQESSPSNKEVLVVK